AATCTCAGCCCCAAAAACAGCCAACAAAAAAAAATGAGAACAAGGATGCTGCATGACTACAAGTGGAGAAGTCAGAAGTGGAGAAGCGATTATGGTCAACAGCCTTAAAGAACTTATAGAAGAATCAGAACTGACAGACGTAGATGATCCAGAGGAAAGATTTATCACTTCTCACGTCAAATGGGAGATTTATGAGGCGTTGTTAGCCAAACTGGAAGATAACTCCCATTACCGCGTTACTTACTTGGATGGGGTATTAGAAATTGTGTCACCGTCAATTAGACATGAAAAAGTTAAAAAAAATCTAGCTATGCTGCTAGAGCATTATATGTATAGAAAGCGCATTAACTGTGTACCTATGGGAAGCACTACTTTTAGAAATAAAGCTAAAAAAGCTGGTGCTGAACCAGATGAATGCTACTGCATAGGAGAAGAAAAAAACGTCCCAG
The window above is part of the Tolypothrix sp. NIES-4075 genome. Proteins encoded here:
- a CDS encoding Uma2 family endonuclease — encoded protein: MVNSLKELIEESELTDVDDPEERFITSHVKWEIYEALLAKLEDNSHYRVTYLDGVLEIVSPSIRHEKVKKNLAMLLEHYMYRKRINCVPMGSTTFRNKAKKAGAEPDECYCIGEEKNVPDIAIEVNMTSGNIDKLEIYRRLGVKEVWMWKSNSLNLYHLREEKNIRFVDTYGYERIIKSEFLPELDISLLSQCALITNSLECIDEFERGLKSKDK